Proteins encoded in a region of the Halioglobus maricola genome:
- a CDS encoding DUF1214 domain-containing protein, which translates to MAQKQHSKNNKGVITIIKLRTLRWPLAVLLSLACSILFLLVTLKAGLGNSFLRNGDWYTSESIGAADTDVIVTAMVAISGLLGSTRDNSMYYRLNSVSGEPLRLNCRYRIEGHDYDANWWSITAYGWDYFLIPNEQKRYSFNNENIKRGHDGRWVIHVGARAEDGNWLPVGPSGAPASEKSTNYDFDLLLRLYTPGDAYLQNPESAPLPVVTLESCS; encoded by the coding sequence ATGGCGCAAAAGCAGCACTCAAAAAACAATAAGGGAGTTATCACAATCATCAAGCTACGCACCCTACGCTGGCCACTGGCAGTACTGCTAAGCCTGGCCTGTTCGATTCTTTTCCTGCTGGTGACCCTCAAAGCGGGGCTGGGGAACTCCTTTCTGCGAAATGGCGACTGGTACACCAGCGAAAGTATCGGCGCTGCCGACACTGATGTCATCGTCACAGCCATGGTTGCGATCAGCGGATTGCTTGGCTCTACCCGCGACAACTCCATGTACTACAGACTGAACTCAGTATCAGGTGAGCCCTTGCGCCTTAACTGTCGCTACCGCATTGAGGGGCACGACTACGATGCGAACTGGTGGAGTATTACTGCCTATGGATGGGACTACTTTCTGATTCCCAATGAGCAGAAACGCTATTCCTTCAACAACGAAAACATCAAGCGTGGCCACGATGGCCGCTGGGTTATTCACGTTGGCGCCAGAGCGGAAGATGGCAACTGGCTACCGGTGGGCCCGTCCGGCGCGCCCGCATCCGAAAAGTCTACCAATTACGACTTTGACTTACTGCTGCGACTGTACACACCCGGCGACGCCTACTTGCAGAACCCCGAGTCAGCGCCGCTACCCGTTGTTACGCTGGAGAGCTGCTCATGA
- a CDS encoding DUF1254 domain-containing protein — MNWLRWIAAILVCGWLGQYALAMLVPHLVMERLYQKFAEVREPNQLNLTPRPDENSRWVVRPSPDLLYASCLYNLEQGPLLISAPVPERYWSMQFYQMNTDNFAGISNQREQRSRVGTRVEVTLIGPGADPTEHSGEVIQSPTTRGVMLLRASGIGDASQSQAAIDASSCAPL, encoded by the coding sequence ATGAACTGGTTGCGCTGGATAGCAGCAATTCTGGTGTGCGGCTGGCTGGGACAGTACGCGCTGGCCATGCTGGTACCGCACCTGGTGATGGAGCGCCTGTACCAAAAATTCGCAGAGGTCCGAGAGCCTAACCAGCTGAACCTGACTCCACGTCCCGATGAAAACTCTCGCTGGGTTGTACGCCCAAGCCCGGACCTTCTCTACGCCAGTTGCCTGTACAACCTCGAGCAGGGACCGTTATTGATTAGCGCCCCCGTGCCAGAACGCTACTGGTCCATGCAGTTCTACCAGATGAATACCGATAACTTCGCCGGGATCAGCAACCAGCGTGAACAGCGCTCTCGGGTCGGGACACGCGTTGAGGTGACCCTGATTGGCCCCGGTGCTGACCCCACCGAACACTCCGGCGAAGTAATTCAGTCGCCCACAACACGGGGCGTCATGCTGTTGCGAGCTTCAGGTATCGGTGACGCATCACAGTCGCAGGCCGCGATTGATGCGAGCAGCTGCGCTCCGCTATAG
- a CDS encoding TonB-dependent receptor — protein sequence MHLKQEWLRRKEYRKTALACAIASLSIASGSGVNAQALVLEEVIVTAQKRTESLQDVPISVATMSGDRIDDIGITSLQEITQYMPNVTVNAGSGTPNLFIRGIGSGTNQGFEQSVGMYIDGVYAGRGPLAAVPTTMDLERVEVLKGPQGILFGKNTIAGAINITSNRPSDEFEGMVEAMYEFEYGGQQYNMVLNAPLTDSLSGRLAVRHDAPGDGWWENVATGDEGPEFDNWYARGSLRWEATDNLEINAKYEYGDFQSDNTQTVVYQSDFVGQENFAGVVPIPVVSDYDKGAGDAGTRKTTDTEVLALTIDWHLDFATFTSISAYSAYDLLSTGDTDVAAAPSLHRTRWEDYEQYSQELRLVSPGGETIDWIAGAYYQRNELDISRRIETIDFLQSGPLSTSALYAPDPGVPSVFDQEGESWAVFGQGTWNVSDTLRLTLGLRYNEETKDLDKSTNSEGLQVRAGSNPNLLVYSDPANFYSIADLRQHNFTDLSRDEDKVTYSTNVQWDVSDDTMLYASVSTGFKGGGFDESYSGAGYEIRLVHPITNEPIGGSVPGNDPSILEVEDEEVLAYELGAKMSLLEGAAELNFAVFRMEYDNLQVSSLVGDVFRVGNAAEAISQGLEVDGRILLAEGLTIGGAMAYLDASYDDFTGATCTTPQSMDPTNNPGCLTEDGSNITEPRQPGGQDLSGETLVFSPEWSASLFAQYVVPLGSNMQLINSLDINYSDEFFTSLDLDPNTPHDATSIINARIALASNDDTWSVALIGKNLTDEKTYLWRDDLPVTNSNSYYAVPERPRTIALQARYRFD from the coding sequence ATGCACCTTAAACAAGAATGGCTCCGACGCAAGGAATATAGAAAAACCGCTCTGGCTTGCGCCATTGCCAGCCTCAGTATTGCCAGCGGATCTGGTGTTAACGCACAGGCTTTGGTACTGGAAGAGGTCATCGTGACCGCGCAAAAACGCACCGAGAGCCTGCAAGATGTGCCTATCTCCGTTGCCACCATGAGCGGCGATAGAATTGATGATATCGGCATCACCTCGCTCCAGGAGATCACTCAGTACATGCCGAATGTGACTGTGAATGCGGGCTCAGGCACCCCCAATCTCTTCATTCGCGGCATCGGTTCCGGTACCAACCAGGGCTTCGAACAGTCTGTGGGGATGTATATCGATGGCGTCTATGCCGGCCGCGGCCCTCTAGCGGCGGTTCCTACCACCATGGATCTGGAACGTGTTGAGGTTCTGAAGGGCCCTCAGGGCATTCTGTTTGGAAAAAATACGATTGCGGGTGCAATCAACATCACCTCCAACAGGCCCAGCGACGAATTCGAGGGCATGGTCGAGGCGATGTACGAGTTCGAGTACGGTGGACAGCAATACAACATGGTGCTGAACGCGCCGCTGACTGACAGCCTGTCTGGACGCCTCGCAGTACGCCACGACGCACCGGGGGACGGCTGGTGGGAAAATGTTGCCACCGGCGACGAGGGCCCTGAATTTGACAATTGGTATGCTCGCGGCAGCCTGCGCTGGGAAGCTACCGACAACCTTGAAATCAATGCCAAGTACGAGTACGGCGATTTCCAGAGTGACAATACCCAGACGGTTGTCTATCAGTCGGACTTCGTCGGACAGGAGAATTTTGCCGGAGTAGTGCCGATTCCCGTGGTCTCCGACTACGATAAGGGTGCGGGTGATGCTGGAACCCGCAAAACGACCGATACAGAGGTCCTGGCGCTGACCATCGATTGGCACCTGGATTTCGCCACCTTTACTTCGATCTCGGCCTACTCGGCCTATGATTTGTTGTCGACGGGCGATACCGATGTCGCCGCCGCACCCTCTCTCCACCGGACCCGCTGGGAAGACTACGAACAGTACAGCCAGGAGCTACGCCTGGTATCGCCCGGCGGCGAGACCATCGACTGGATTGCGGGCGCCTATTACCAGCGCAATGAGCTGGATATCAGCCGACGCATAGAGACCATCGATTTCCTGCAGTCGGGCCCTTTGAGCACATCCGCGTTGTATGCGCCAGATCCGGGTGTGCCCAGTGTTTTCGATCAGGAAGGTGAGAGCTGGGCAGTGTTCGGTCAGGGAACCTGGAATGTCAGTGACACCCTACGCCTGACGCTGGGTTTGCGCTATAACGAAGAGACCAAAGATCTGGACAAATCCACCAATTCCGAGGGTTTACAAGTAAGGGCAGGAAGCAACCCCAATCTTCTCGTGTATTCCGATCCTGCCAATTTTTACTCGATTGCGGACCTGCGCCAGCACAACTTCACTGACCTCAGCCGCGACGAAGACAAAGTGACTTACTCCACTAACGTCCAGTGGGACGTTAGCGATGACACCATGCTTTACGCAAGTGTCAGCACCGGTTTCAAGGGTGGTGGTTTCGATGAATCCTACAGCGGCGCCGGCTACGAGATTCGCCTGGTGCACCCAATCACGAACGAACCAATCGGTGGATCCGTTCCGGGTAACGACCCGTCGATACTCGAGGTCGAAGACGAGGAAGTTCTCGCCTATGAACTTGGGGCAAAAATGAGCCTGCTGGAAGGCGCAGCGGAGTTGAATTTCGCTGTCTTTCGGATGGAGTACGACAACCTGCAGGTCAGCTCGCTGGTTGGGGATGTGTTCCGCGTAGGTAATGCTGCCGAGGCGATTAGTCAGGGCCTGGAAGTGGATGGCCGCATATTGTTGGCCGAAGGGCTGACTATTGGCGGAGCAATGGCTTACCTGGACGCCTCTTATGATGACTTCACCGGTGCGACCTGTACCACACCGCAATCCATGGACCCGACCAACAACCCCGGCTGCCTGACCGAGGACGGCAGCAATATTACCGAACCACGGCAGCCAGGCGGCCAGGATCTCAGCGGAGAGACACTGGTATTTTCACCGGAGTGGAGTGCCAGCCTGTTCGCACAGTATGTCGTTCCCCTGGGAAGCAACATGCAGCTGATTAACAGTTTGGACATCAACTATAGCGATGAATTTTTCACCTCCCTGGATCTTGATCCAAACACCCCCCATGACGCCACGAGCATTATCAACGCGCGTATCGCCCTGGCCAGTAATGATGACACCTGGTCAGTTGCCCTGATTGGCAAGAACCTGACCGATGAAAAGACGTACCTGTGGAGAGACGATCTACCGGTAACGAACTCCAACAGTTACTACGCAGTGCCAGAGCGGCCGCGCACGATAGCTTTGCAGGCACGGTATCGATTCGATTGA
- a CDS encoding alpha/beta hydrolase family protein — MITVIKNSFISNTAPSVTTVCIDGLKKIGIACALALMPVGAAVADIMTTANVGGVEVEIRRAGNGIYPLIMFSHGMGGCPGNTDGIQSRLADAGYIVVAPKHQDCITGSSTPDVPWTQPENWTDQTNRNRRDDIHAVLDALPASTYSQYIEDFSNIGCMGHSMGGYTCMGVAGAWSSWTRSEIGPVAALSPWHRPLMVQNRVADMTNSQTLYQGGTLDNPITPELIQTGGTYVQTPTPKYGQIFNRAGHTAWTDGILSGRFHGQMAYYLIAFFDAYLKNGSETDLEVKKSRVSTLAYEH; from the coding sequence ATGATAACAGTAATAAAAAACAGCTTTATCTCTAATACCGCGCCCAGCGTTACTACAGTCTGCATCGATGGCCTGAAGAAGATTGGGATCGCTTGCGCTCTGGCACTTATGCCAGTCGGTGCGGCGGTGGCAGATATTATGACTACCGCTAACGTCGGTGGGGTGGAGGTTGAAATCCGCAGAGCCGGCAACGGCATCTATCCGCTGATTATGTTTTCCCATGGCATGGGCGGTTGCCCTGGCAACACCGATGGAATCCAAAGCAGACTGGCCGACGCAGGCTACATTGTGGTTGCACCCAAACACCAGGACTGCATCACGGGTAGTTCAACACCCGATGTTCCCTGGACTCAGCCCGAGAACTGGACTGACCAGACTAATCGGAATCGGCGTGATGACATACATGCGGTTCTCGACGCCCTCCCCGCCAGTACTTATTCGCAATACATCGAGGATTTCAGCAACATCGGCTGCATGGGACACTCAATGGGTGGCTACACGTGCATGGGAGTTGCCGGCGCCTGGAGCAGTTGGACACGCAGCGAAATCGGCCCGGTAGCCGCACTCTCGCCATGGCACAGGCCGCTGATGGTACAGAATCGCGTCGCTGACATGACAAACAGCCAGACCTTGTACCAAGGCGGAACGCTGGACAATCCAATCACACCCGAACTGATTCAGACGGGAGGCACCTACGTTCAGACCCCCACTCCGAAATACGGACAGATATTCAACCGGGCCGGTCACACAGCATGGACAGACGGTATTCTCTCAGGCCGATTCCACGGCCAGATGGCTTATTACCTCATCGCGTTTTTCGATGCATACTTGAAGAACGGCTCCGAGACAGACCTGGAAGTTAAGAAATCGCGCGTCAGCACTTTAGCCTACGAGCACTAA
- a CDS encoding alpha/beta hydrolase family protein produces MVKTIFSALSFLLFCAVIILSFGRQPEAFPDGSDAESLLARQPYEVSRQNIRLIDTSRRTQSNNEYQGSEHRSLETSYWYPLNDRGAVPEGKHPLIVYSHGFTSSRDSGRHLAEHLAGNGYIVIATNFPLTTNDAPGGPEVKDVINQPGDVSFLIDTVIAWSENEQHVLFGHLDKNRIGATGISLGGFTTSLVSYHPTQRDPRIKAAASIAGPSSSLSEKFYQTADIPFLMLAADTDAIVPYETHARPILDRVPRSTLVTITGGTHLGFAAHTGILRWLNNADSVGCHSVLKNIDPSEEPWHDLVGTPEQGVLYEDVPLPCATHPQAVSINPLRQQMATLVTIFSFFESHFNPNQNERDYFDWFLHEEMPREIAEVEVNFGQ; encoded by the coding sequence ATGGTAAAGACAATTTTTAGTGCGCTCTCTTTTCTGCTGTTTTGCGCGGTGATTATTCTTTCCTTCGGCAGACAGCCGGAAGCATTCCCGGACGGCAGCGACGCTGAAAGCCTGCTCGCTCGCCAACCTTATGAGGTTAGCCGTCAAAACATACGTCTTATTGATACCAGTCGGCGCACGCAAAGCAACAACGAATATCAGGGTTCCGAGCATCGCTCCCTCGAGACCAGCTACTGGTATCCACTGAATGATCGTGGCGCGGTACCGGAGGGCAAACACCCCCTGATTGTATATTCCCATGGCTTTACCTCATCGCGAGACAGCGGCAGGCACCTCGCCGAACACCTGGCGGGTAACGGTTACATCGTTATTGCTACCAATTTCCCCCTGACCACTAACGACGCACCCGGTGGCCCTGAAGTCAAAGACGTGATCAACCAGCCCGGCGACGTTAGTTTCTTAATCGACACAGTCATCGCCTGGTCAGAAAACGAGCAGCATGTCCTATTTGGCCATCTGGATAAAAACCGCATCGGTGCCACAGGTATATCCCTGGGAGGATTTACAACCTCTCTGGTCAGTTATCACCCCACGCAGCGAGATCCTCGCATCAAAGCAGCCGCTTCAATTGCCGGCCCCAGCAGCTCACTCTCCGAGAAGTTCTACCAGACTGCAGACATCCCGTTTCTGATGCTGGCGGCAGATACCGACGCAATCGTTCCCTACGAGACGCATGCACGGCCGATACTGGACCGGGTCCCGCGTTCAACCTTGGTCACGATCACTGGAGGCACTCACCTGGGATTCGCCGCACATACCGGCATTCTACGCTGGCTGAATAATGCAGATTCCGTGGGCTGCCATTCAGTACTTAAGAACATAGACCCCTCGGAAGAGCCTTGGCACGACCTGGTCGGTACGCCTGAGCAAGGCGTTCTATATGAGGACGTGCCTTTACCCTGCGCTACGCATCCCCAAGCTGTTTCTATCAACCCGCTCCGCCAACAAATGGCGACCCTGGTCACAATATTCAGTTTCTTCGAATCCCACTTTAATCCGAACCAGAACGAGCGAGACTATTTTGATTGGTTTTTGCATGAGGAAATGCCCAGGGAGATTGCCGAGGTGGAGGTAAACTTCGGACAATAA
- a CDS encoding DUF1294 domain-containing protein — MRKSGEIRSWNDEKGFGFIEPSDGGKQLFLHVSDLEHRNRRPQVGQAVTYAISKDKQGRPCAVKATLPGGRLYPVRNSVVLAIMVATIFLAIVAASVVAATVPAFILWTYLAASFVTFVLYALDKSAAKSDSWRTRESTFHWLSLAGGWPGALVAQQTLRHKSRKQSFRLVFWLTVVLNCAGYIWLMTPAGAEFLHDWAADGANLFEPRPGGTIEWAE; from the coding sequence TTGCGAAAGAGTGGAGAAATACGGTCATGGAACGACGAAAAAGGGTTTGGTTTTATCGAGCCCAGTGATGGAGGCAAACAGTTGTTTCTCCATGTTTCAGACCTGGAGCACCGCAATCGAAGACCTCAAGTCGGCCAAGCTGTTACATACGCGATATCCAAGGACAAGCAGGGTCGACCTTGTGCAGTGAAAGCGACACTGCCCGGCGGCCGCCTTTATCCAGTGCGCAACTCAGTTGTGCTCGCTATCATGGTAGCGACCATATTTCTTGCAATTGTTGCTGCGTCTGTCGTCGCGGCCACCGTTCCTGCGTTTATTTTATGGACGTATCTCGCGGCTAGTTTCGTTACCTTCGTACTTTACGCATTGGATAAATCAGCAGCAAAAAGCGACTCTTGGCGGACTCGAGAAAGTACATTTCATTGGCTGTCGCTAGCTGGCGGTTGGCCAGGTGCGCTGGTCGCTCAACAAACGCTGAGGCACAAATCCAGAAAGCAGTCGTTCCGTTTGGTCTTTTGGCTCACGGTTGTTCTCAATTGTGCCGGGTACATTTGGCTAATGACCCCGGCTGGTGCAGAGTTTCTCCACGATTGGGCTGCAGACGGTGCGAATCTGTTTGAACCCAGGCCAGGCGGAACGATTGAATGGGCGGAATAA
- a CDS encoding TonB-dependent receptor domain-containing protein, translated as MTPDLETKADGTLFEGGSAAVPGGYFPAPAQVDGELAPDGFGYDKSGDPVAFAQPEDLYNLNEQTSLTSAMQRSGLGLFAHYNLGEHMVLDASLLHAQNTVDSQFSPAAAFLGNLIVNLKNPLLSEANRDTLASSFDPQNRGFVVQPYYYRAMQAGNRTRKDDSENTWFNLEASGRLFDDWQWTAAYTQSDYDMELKQKGGVLAPSIRQAALVNPATGGCFDTSGGCQPADIFGPGRLSEQALSFISAEPYLSTESTRQQVASLRANGFINISQWTDIGLAAGLEWRRDKSRHRPDPRLLEANSFRIAQPVSGEDDVTEAYGEILLPLLRERKGAQLLELELGARFSDYSKTGNEWTWKAGANWVPMDGLRLRASFNRAARAPNMNETYTPLVEEDFFQLGAIFPDPCAASNRPQDTPGRSELCISQGMDPANLPTFEPPTVFRFTDAISGNPELETEVADTYTLGVVWTPPSVTGLSVTLDYYDIEITDAISAINPYPAFQLCWVDQAFCQGIERAPEGQVTRFFGTYYNTDSLQTNGIDLAFTYTWSHQAPWAWPSSLGVSVAANWLHSFELVGNVGSWERAGRFGSPCRAVLPDYRSLSSIHYNTGPLSATLSWQWLDGAENAGDLLTPPGATPAPQAVPELASESYFDLTLGWLASERLSLNFAVINLTDTTPPLLGHNASHANTNSATYDVLGRRYHASIALQF; from the coding sequence GTGACGCCAGATTTGGAGACAAAGGCTGATGGCACCTTGTTTGAGGGCGGTAGTGCCGCTGTACCGGGTGGGTACTTTCCTGCACCGGCGCAGGTCGACGGCGAGCTGGCACCTGACGGATTTGGTTACGACAAGTCTGGCGACCCGGTCGCATTTGCGCAACCCGAAGACCTGTATAACCTTAATGAGCAAACATCACTGACCTCGGCCATGCAGCGTTCCGGGCTGGGCCTGTTCGCCCATTACAATCTTGGCGAACACATGGTACTTGACGCTTCCCTGCTACATGCACAGAACACTGTGGATTCACAATTTTCCCCAGCCGCTGCGTTCCTGGGTAACCTTATTGTCAACCTCAAAAACCCACTGTTAAGTGAGGCTAACCGAGACACCCTTGCCTCCAGCTTCGACCCCCAGAACCGGGGTTTTGTGGTGCAGCCGTATTACTACCGTGCGATGCAGGCGGGTAATCGCACGCGAAAGGATGATTCAGAAAACACCTGGTTCAACCTGGAAGCCAGTGGACGTCTATTCGATGACTGGCAATGGACTGCAGCCTATACCCAATCAGACTATGACATGGAACTGAAGCAAAAAGGTGGCGTGTTGGCGCCATCCATACGCCAGGCTGCGCTGGTCAACCCCGCCACCGGCGGTTGTTTTGACACATCTGGAGGGTGCCAGCCAGCAGATATCTTTGGCCCGGGACGCCTGTCAGAGCAGGCTCTGTCTTTTATTTCCGCCGAGCCTTACCTCAGTACCGAGTCTACCCGCCAGCAGGTGGCATCCCTGCGCGCCAATGGTTTTATCAACATCAGTCAATGGACGGATATTGGCCTGGCTGCAGGCCTGGAGTGGCGTCGCGATAAGAGCCGCCATCGCCCCGACCCTCGCCTCTTGGAAGCAAACAGCTTTCGCATCGCGCAGCCAGTGTCCGGTGAGGACGATGTGACCGAGGCCTACGGCGAGATACTCTTGCCTTTACTTCGGGAACGCAAAGGCGCACAGCTACTGGAGCTGGAACTGGGTGCACGATTCTCCGACTACTCAAAGACCGGCAATGAGTGGACATGGAAAGCAGGCGCCAACTGGGTACCGATGGACGGGCTGCGGCTGCGCGCCAGTTTTAATCGCGCCGCTCGGGCACCCAATATGAATGAAACCTACACCCCCCTGGTGGAGGAAGACTTTTTTCAACTGGGGGCCATCTTCCCTGACCCTTGTGCCGCCTCTAACCGCCCGCAAGACACTCCCGGCCGCTCGGAACTGTGTATCAGTCAGGGCATGGACCCTGCCAACCTGCCTACCTTCGAACCCCCCACCGTTTTCCGATTCACCGACGCCATTAGCGGCAATCCTGAATTAGAAACAGAGGTGGCCGACACCTATACGCTGGGAGTGGTATGGACGCCGCCCAGCGTAACAGGCTTGTCTGTCACTCTCGATTATTACGATATTGAAATCACAGACGCTATCAGCGCAATTAACCCCTACCCCGCGTTCCAATTATGCTGGGTGGACCAGGCATTTTGCCAGGGCATCGAGCGGGCGCCAGAGGGCCAGGTAACAAGATTTTTCGGCACTTATTACAACACCGACAGCCTGCAGACCAATGGCATTGATTTGGCCTTCACTTACACCTGGTCGCACCAGGCCCCATGGGCCTGGCCCTCCAGTCTGGGAGTGTCGGTTGCGGCTAATTGGTTACACAGTTTTGAGCTGGTCGGTAATGTCGGCAGCTGGGAACGCGCAGGACGATTTGGTAGCCCCTGTCGCGCGGTACTGCCTGATTATCGGAGCCTGTCGAGTATCCACTACAACACAGGCCCCCTATCGGCCACACTCAGTTGGCAGTGGCTGGATGGCGCGGAGAACGCGGGCGATTTGCTAACCCCGCCCGGCGCCACCCCGGCGCCACAGGCGGTTCCTGAACTGGCATCTGAAAGTTATTTTGACTTAACCCTAGGTTGGCTAGCCAGCGAACGTCTGTCACTCAACTTCGCGGTCATCAACCTGACAGATACCACTCCACCCTTGCTAGGGCACAACGCTAGCCATGCTAATACTAATTCCGCCACTTATGATGTCTTGGGGCGTCGCTATCACGCGAGTATCGCGCTACAGTTTTAG
- the katG gene encoding catalase/peroxidase HPI has product MDNGENQAGKCPVMHGANTTAEKTVMNWWPDALDLDILHQHDTKTDPLGQNFDYREEVKSLDVGALKKDLHDLMTDSQEWWPADWGHYGGLMVRMSWHAAGTYRIADGRGGGGTGNQRFAPLNSWPDNVSLDKARRLLWPIKKKYGNKLSWADLIMLAGTIAYESMGLKTFGFGFGREDIWHPETDIYWGAEKEWLAKDRYADGRDESTLENPLAAVQMGLIYVNPEGVDGKPDPQKTAEAVRETFARMAMNDEETVALTAGGHTVGKAHGNGDAENIGPDPEGADVEMQGMGWHNPGGKGVGRDTVTSGIEGAWTSNPTVFDMGYFDMLLDHEWEIRSSPAGARQWEPVGLADEDRPVDVEDPSIRCTPMMTDADMAMKVDPAYREIMENFRANPDYFKDTFARAWFKLTHRDMGPKVRYLGPDVPAEDLIWQDPIPAGNTDYDVATVKARIVDSELSIGDMVATAWDSARTYRGSDMRGGANGARIRLAPQKDWEGNEPDRLARVLGLLEGIAVDTGASLADVIVLAGSVGIEQAIKAAGFTVDVPFTPGRGDADQEHTDAESFDVLEPIHDGYRNWLKDEYLVSPEELMLDRTQLMGLTAHEMTALIGGMRVLGTNYGGTAHGVLTDRVGALTNDFFVNLTDMGNSWIPLDNGLYSICDRRSGDEKWTATRIDLVFGSNSILRSYAEFYAQDDNSERFVSDFVAAWTKVMNADRFDRT; this is encoded by the coding sequence ATGGACAATGGCGAGAATCAGGCCGGGAAATGTCCCGTTATGCACGGCGCAAATACCACTGCTGAAAAAACGGTGATGAACTGGTGGCCCGACGCACTGGACCTGGACATTCTTCATCAACACGATACGAAAACAGATCCATTAGGGCAGAACTTCGACTACCGTGAAGAAGTTAAATCTCTAGATGTTGGCGCGTTAAAAAAGGACTTGCACGACCTGATGACCGACAGCCAGGAATGGTGGCCAGCAGATTGGGGCCACTACGGCGGCCTGATGGTCCGTATGTCCTGGCATGCAGCCGGCACTTACCGCATAGCGGATGGACGCGGCGGTGGCGGTACTGGTAATCAGCGTTTTGCCCCTCTGAATTCCTGGCCCGACAACGTGAGCCTCGACAAGGCGCGACGTCTGTTGTGGCCTATCAAAAAGAAATATGGCAACAAGTTGAGCTGGGCGGATCTGATCATGCTTGCCGGTACCATCGCGTACGAGTCGATGGGGTTAAAGACCTTCGGCTTCGGGTTCGGACGCGAGGATATCTGGCACCCGGAGACGGACATCTACTGGGGCGCGGAGAAAGAGTGGCTGGCCAAGGACCGTTATGCAGATGGCAGGGACGAAAGCACTTTGGAGAACCCGCTGGCCGCAGTTCAGATGGGCCTGATCTACGTAAATCCGGAAGGCGTGGACGGTAAACCCGACCCGCAGAAAACCGCTGAGGCGGTGCGTGAAACCTTTGCCCGCATGGCCATGAACGACGAGGAAACCGTTGCTCTGACCGCAGGCGGACACACCGTGGGGAAGGCCCACGGCAACGGTGATGCCGAAAATATTGGCCCGGACCCGGAAGGTGCAGACGTCGAAATGCAGGGCATGGGTTGGCACAACCCGGGTGGCAAGGGCGTCGGCCGCGATACTGTGACTAGCGGTATCGAGGGGGCCTGGACGTCCAACCCGACAGTGTTCGATATGGGGTACTTCGACATGCTGCTCGACCACGAATGGGAGATTCGCTCAAGTCCCGCGGGTGCGCGCCAGTGGGAACCGGTGGGGCTCGCAGACGAAGACCGGCCAGTGGATGTCGAGGATCCCTCAATCCGCTGTACTCCGATGATGACCGACGCCGATATGGCGATGAAGGTGGACCCGGCCTATCGGGAGATCATGGAGAATTTTCGCGCCAACCCGGATTACTTCAAAGACACCTTCGCCCGCGCCTGGTTCAAGCTGACTCATCGCGATATGGGGCCGAAGGTACGGTACCTGGGTCCCGACGTCCCCGCGGAAGATCTGATCTGGCAGGACCCCATACCCGCAGGCAACACTGACTATGACGTGGCTACGGTGAAAGCCCGGATCGTCGACAGTGAACTCAGTATCGGCGACATGGTCGCCACCGCTTGGGACAGTGCCCGTACCTACCGCGGCTCGGATATGCGCGGCGGCGCCAACGGGGCACGAATCCGCCTCGCACCCCAAAAGGACTGGGAGGGCAACGAGCCGGACCGTCTCGCACGGGTACTTGGCCTACTGGAAGGGATTGCCGTTGACACAGGCGCGAGTCTCGCAGACGTGATCGTGCTGGCTGGTAGTGTGGGTATAGAGCAGGCGATCAAGGCTGCCGGCTTCACTGTGGATGTACCTTTCACGCCCGGTCGTGGCGACGCAGACCAGGAGCATACAGATGCGGAATCATTCGATGTGCTGGAACCCATTCACGACGGCTATCGGAACTGGCTCAAGGATGAGTATCTGGTCAGCCCCGAGGAGTTGATGCTCGACCGTACTCAACTCATGGGTCTGACAGCGCATGAAATGACGGCGCTGATCGGAGGTATGCGGGTACTCGGTACTAACTATGGTGGTACAGCTCATGGCGTGCTGACCGATCGGGTTGGCGCACTGACGAACGATTTCTTCGTCAACCTGACCGACATGGGTAACAGCTGGATACCACTCGACAATGGCCTGTACTCAATCTGTGACCGCAGGTCTGGCGATGAGAAGTGGACGGCCACCCGCATCGACCTGGTTTTTGGATCGAATTCCATCCTGCGGTCCTATGCAGAGTTCTATGCCCAGGACGACAACAGTGAGCGCTTTGTGAGTGACTTTGTCGCAGCCTGGACCAAAGTTATGAACGCAGATCGTTTCGATCGCACTTGA